The sequence below is a genomic window from Brevinema andersonii.
TTTTGTGTAGAGTATAATATCGTAAGAAATTAATAGTGAGCAGTTTTTATGAAGAGTGATTTTTCCTTTTTATTGATCTGTTTATTTATAAATACTTTCAGTGTTGCTGGCGAATTTAACATACAGGATACTGCGTTTTTTTCAAAAACAACAAATATCAATGCTTTTTCCGAGGATTGGGATCAGAAATTGTACAATGCTGCCTATTCTGGCAATGTTGAATATTTAAATTTTGTTTTGAGCAAAGGTGCAAAAATTGATACCAAAGATAAAAATGGTTATAGTCCTTTAATGTGGGCTGTATATCAAAGTAATATAGCTGCAGCGCGTATGCTTGTTGAAAGAGGGGCTAATGTTAATGTTGTCAGCAAGGAAGGGCATACAGCTTTATTATTGGCAACGCAAATTAATAGTTATGAGTTAGTGG
It includes:
- a CDS encoding ankyrin repeat domain-containing protein, which gives rise to MKSDFSFLLICLFINTFSVAGEFNIQDTAFFSKTTNINAFSEDWDQKLYNAAYSGNVEYLNFVLSKGAKIDTKDKNGYSPLMWAVYQSNIAAARMLVERGANVNVVSKEGHTALLLATQINSYELVVLLATYGAELNHINKEGNSPLHFAAAGGSREIVDFLITFGAKVDETNSFGLFPLDYAARNGHRELVYYLVDVGAYVPRSYKDKGIPDTISMALNARNFPYSNPGIIVRTNF